A genomic region of Acipenser ruthenus chromosome 9, fAciRut3.2 maternal haplotype, whole genome shotgun sequence contains the following coding sequences:
- the LOC131737933 gene encoding claudin-4-like, whose translation MVSAGLQLLGISLAVVGWVGAIVTCALPMWRVTAFIGNNIVVAQTIWEGLWMNCIVQSTGQMQCKVYDSLLALPQDLQAARALTVIAILLAVLALLVSIVGAKCTNCVEEESVKARVSQVSGVLFLVAGVLYLIPVCWSANSVIKDFYNPLVTEAQKRELGASMYIGWGSSALLLLGGALLCCSCPQKNVNYSARYTAASSHPRTDVPSKNYV comes from the coding sequence ATGGTATCTGCTGGCCTTCAGTTGCTGGGAATCTCCCTGGCTGTGGTAGGCTGGGTGGGGGCTATTGTGACCTGTGCCCTGCCCATGTGGAGAGTCACCGCCTTCATTGGGAACAACATTGTGGTGGCACAGACCATCTGGGAAGGCCTGTGGATGAACTGTATTGTCCAGAGCACTGGTCAGATGCAATGCAAGGTGTATGACTCGCTGCTGGCCCTCCCTCAAGACCTGCAAGCCGCCAGGGCGCTCACTGTCATCGCTATCCTGCTGGCTGTACTGGCACTGTTGGTTAGCATAGTGGGTGCCAAGTGTACCAACTGTGTGGAGGAGGAGTCTGTGAAAGCCCGTGTTAGCCAGGTGTCTGGGGTGTTGTTCCTTGTTGCCGGGGTGCTCTACCTCATCCCAGTCTGCTGGTCAGCCAATAGTGTCATCAAGGACTTCTACAATCCCCTGGTCACCGAGGCACAGAAGCGCGAGTTGGGGGCCTCCATGTACATCGGCTGGGGTTCCTCTGCCTTGCTGCTGCTGGGAGGCGCTCTGCTGTGCTGCTCCTGCCCACAGAAGAATGTGAACTACTCTGCCCGCTACACTGCTGCCAGTTCTCATCCTCGCACTGATGTCCCAAGCAAGAATTATGTGTGA